CCCTGGGAGGTGGCAGACACAGCTGTCAGCACTGGGAGCCGTGAGAACTTTTCACTGTACCCTCAGCCCAGGTCCCTTCTCCCAGAAGGGCTGCACTGTCCCCCACCTCCTCCTGTTGCTTAGTCCAGTCCTGTGTCTGGCCTGCAGCCCCTGAAGCGCCATGGGGAAGGCGCTCACGTGTGCTCCCCAGGCTCTACACTGGACACCACGTCCTGGCCCCACCTGGCAGGAAGGGGCGTTCTTTGCACTTACAGGCGAGGGGAGGCCGCCTGCCCAAGCCCATGCTCCTGCAGGCCAGAAGACACCAGGCACAACCCTGGGCTGCCCCCATGGACAGGAAGCCGGGAGGCCCGAGGCTGCCCTGGCTGCCCCCACAGGGCCCGGGAGCCCCTCCCTTGTCTGTGTGCCACCACTGGCCTGTGtcccatcctcccatcttggGGGACCTAGCCAGACAAGACCAGAGACTAGCATTGAGGTGTCCCcaacaattttattataaataaaaacaagactcCCAATTGGTGGCTGCAGCCCCTGCCTTGGTGGCTGTGAGCACCTGTTGGAGGGACCTGCCCCTTACTCTAGTCTGGAAGCCAGAACCGAGGAAAGGGCCCCCTGCCCCGCCAAGCACACAGGGGAGCCTGAGGTACCAAGAGTAAAAACCAGGGAAGGACTCCCAGGCCAGGTGGCCGCCCTGGGCCCTCTGCCCCACGCGGCTCATCCCTTGGAGCACACAGGAAGCTGCCCGTGCATCACACCACACTCTCTTCCAGCCGCTCGGCGCTGCCTCCTACCCCCCGGCACCCTGCCCCGAGCAGCCCTCCGTGCACAGAGTGGCTCCGTCGGGCCCAGGCTCCCCCCAGGCGCCTGGCGTAACCGTAGCACCCGGCGTCTCCCAGGTCCAGAGAGCAGCTGCGTTGCGGCCGGGGCGGGGGGCTCCGTGGCGGGTGGGCCTTGGGTGTGGGGCTGGGGCCTCCATTGGTCTGGGACTGGACGTGGCTGAGCTTGAGGGGGAGGCGGCCATTCCCGGCCCCCCGGCCCCGAACCAGCAAGGCCACAGTGAAGACCAGTAAGGCAGCCACCAGCACACCCCCCACGGCCACGGTCAGGGTCCCGCCCAGCACATGGGCCTGCAGGGCGTGGCACAGGGGTGAGGCTGGCAGAGTGGAGAAATGGGCACAGCCCAGCAGCCTGGTGGCCGTGAGGTCGGAGGGCCCAGCGGCCGGTGACAAGGCCAGCAGGCAGAGGTCATAGTCAGCGCCGGGGACCAGGTGCTTCAGCAGGAAGTGGTGGCTGGAGGCTGGGACTATCCTGCAGGCAAGGGCAGGTGGTCAGAGCTGGGGACTGGGGTCTAGCCCCATCCTCACCTCCCCGCTCCCCTGCTCCCAGCTCCAAACACCCCTCCCCCGGGGACCACTCGGGCTCTTGCATTCACTCAGGAAGGCAAACAGCCTCAAGAGTGTGGCCAGGAGATGGGCGTGTACACTGGCACAGGACCCAGGAAAGCgagggggatggggtggggggatggcaCCAGCAGAGGCAGAAATAACGCATGCGGGCGCGGGCCATGTGCTTCAGACAGACCCAACCGCCACCTGCTGCCTGGGGAGGCCAGCACAGCTCAGTGACACCTGGGACATCTCATGGGGTGGGGTCCTGCTGCCACCTCTGGAGCTCCAGCCCCCTCAGGCAGCCAGGCCAGGCCACTGCTCCTCCAAGAGTCCAGCAGCCATGGTCAGGGAGGGGTTTTCAGCCCCAGAGAGAAGAGGGGTGAAAGCAAAGCCTTGTGGGGAGCAGAGGGCGGAGGGAGGGCGCCAGGAGTGCAGCCGGGCGTGGGGCGCATGTCCTCACCGGTAGATGAGCGTCTCATCCTCGCTGCTGTTGTACTGGATTTGGAACATCCACACTGGGTCTGCTGGCCGCCCGGGACCCCAGCTCACCAACCCTGAGGTGGCGGTCACCTCTGTCACCTGCACGGCTGGCTCAGACTCCAGCGTCCCCTCACCCTCGGCAGCAGTGCGAGCCGAGGCAGCGATGTCCGAGGGCCCGGGGCGGCCCCCCTCGGCGCTGGTGTTCCCACCGTGGGGCAAGGCCAGGACCCGCAGTTCTACTCGGGCCGTGGCCTCACCAGCAGGGTTGGTGGCGATGCAGGTGTAGCCCCCAGCATCCCCAGCACCAGTCACCCCAATCTCTAAGGTTCCGTTGGGGAAAGCCCGGGCTCGGGAGGAGTTGCCAACCAACCGGTCATCAGGACCGACCCAGTGCATGGTGGGCGTGGGGTCACCCAGGGCCCGGCACCGCAGTGTGGCCCGCTGGCCTTCCAGCACCCAGAGGCGCTGCGTGTGGCGGGCAATGAGGGGTGGCTCGCAGGAGAACTCGCCCTCAGGCACTGCCCAGAAGTAGCGGCCGGCCAGGCCAGGCGGGGAGGCGCAGGTCTCCAGGTCGTCCGGCCGCGCCAGCCGCCGCAGCCACAGCAGCTCACAGTTGCAGTGCAGGGGGTTCCCGCTGAAGCTCAGCACCAGGGGGGCGGGAGAGGCCTCTGCATCACGCCCACGAGAGAAGAGCGGGTCCGGAGCCAGCGTGGCCAGGCGGTTGGAGGTGAGGTCCAGGCGGGAGAGCTGACCGAGCTGGGCGAAGGCGCCTGGGGGCAGTGCATCAATGAGGTTATGGTCCAGGTTGAGGGTGTGCAGGGCAGGCATGGCGCCGATGCCGGCCCAGGGCACCTGCCGGAGGTTGTTGTAGGATAGGTCCAGGTCCTCCAGGCTCTCGAGGAAGTCGTCAAAGGCTCCTGGCGCGATGCGGCCCAGCTGGTTGCCGCTGAGAATGAGGTGCTGCAGGTTGACGGGGCCCCGAAGGCTGCCTGTGCCAAGCTCCACCAGCCTGTTGCCATCCAGGTGCAGGGAACGAAGGCTCTCAAGGTCCCCAAAGGCGCGGGCCCCAATGCGGGTGATGGCATTACGAGACAGCGTCAGGTCCACCAGCCCCGTCATGTTGCGGAAGTCAGGGGGCCCCAGGGCCTGGATGAAGTTGTCAGCCAGTCGCAGCTCCACTGTGCGCCGGTCCACGTTGGGCGGCACAAACAGCAGGCCTCGGTGGGCACAGAGGGTGCTGAGCGACTCGGACAGGTTCTGGCAGACGCAGGGCAGCGGGCAGGCGGCCGCTCCActggccagcagcagcagcaggagcggCGGGGCCATGGTGAGCGCCCTGTAGGGAAGGGCCACAGCCCGGGCACAGGTGGGGCTGGCGCAGGTGCCCACTTGGGCCCAGGACAGTCCCAGAAGCCAGCTTCTGTGAGCCTGGCCCGGGGAGGGGCTGGGTCAGAGGCCCAAGAGGGCCGCCAGGGATGAGGGAAGGTTGGGGCCTGCAGGGCCAGGCCCCCCAGAGCAAAGGTCACATTTCCCAAGCAGTTAAGGGGGAGTCCAGGCGCTGGGCACAAGGTGAGACATGAGGCAGGAAGCGGAGGAGGACAGAGAGCAGGGAGGGTCCCGGAACTTCCTTTCCCAGGCGTTCCCAGGAATCGccagccccctcccccctccGCGCCATCCCCTCCCCCGCTAGAGAAGGCGCCCCCCGAACCTCCCGTGGAGTCCGTGTCCCCACCCCGGCCGGCCCCCGCGCTGCGCCTGGCGGCCCCCTCACCTGGTGTCCGTCGCTCAGGGGGCGCGGGCCGGCCTCCCTGCGAGCCCGGCCGGCCCCCGCCGACTCCTGGCCGCTCTCCCGCGGGGGCGAGGCCCGGGGATGACCGGCCGCCCGCCGCCCACCCTCGGGCCCATGGCGCTCGGGCCCGCGGCCCCGGCTCGCTCGGTTCCCGGCACCTTTTCCCAGCGCGGTTCGCGGTGGCGGCGGCGACAGGCGAGCGGGTGCGCGCCGGCGGGCGCGCGCGCCGCGGACACGCACGTGGAGGGCGGACGGGGAGGGGCGCGCGGGGATCCACCCAGGCCCGGGCCGGCTCCCGAGGTCACGGGGACACGCGGCTGCTGCAGCGCCCACGGGTGGCACCCAGTCACGCCCGAGGCCCAGGCCGGCGCGGGCCCGCCGCGCTGCCCCCCGCCGCTGCCGCAGCGCACTCACCCTGGCACAGGCGCGCGCGCCCCCGGCCACCCTGGCGCCCCGGCATCCTGCACCGCACGGGCGCCCGCCGCCGCGGCGCGAACCTCACTCTGCAGACAGCCAGACAAAGCGCCTGCTCGCGGACCCCTTCACCATCTCCCGGAGACGAGAGTCTTTGTCACATGTCGCTGGGCACCCTCCCCAACACAcccacacatgcccacacacccACACGTCCCTGCACCCACGGGCAGGGCCGAGCGCAAACCCGCACTGTTGCTGGGACCCTCGCGTTCACAGACACACGCTGAAGGTCATAACCGTTCTGCATCACCGAGTCACGTGGAGGGTCCCCAACCGGCACGGGGTTCGGCCGTTGGGGGCTGGGGCGGCCCCCCTGGCAAGGCTGCTGCGGGGTGGGGCCGAGAGGGCTCGGCCTCCGGGCAGGCGCCCCGCCCTGTCTctgctgcctctccctccctccccagttGCCCCGCCCGCCCCGCCGGCCAGGCGTTCCCAGTCAACCGGTCTCCGCCTCGGGCCGGATTGGTCTGCGCGGCGCGGCTTCGCAACGGCCGGGGGCACGCAGTGGGAAGCTGTGCGTCCTCGCAGCGCCTTCAGCCCCTCCTTCCCGCTCTGTCCCCGCCGGGCCATTTTCCTGGAAGGGCGGCTCGGAACCAGCTCGGTTCAGAGAAAGGGCTCCCGGCGTGAGGTGGGGGAGGTTCCTTGCTTCCTGGTGGAGAAAGCTGGGGCTTGGGTGGCTCGGCGAGCCTGGTCTCCTTCCAGCTGCCCGCCACCAGCAGCGGTCTGCCCAGTTGGGAAACAGGGGAAGTCACCACCTCCCCGTGTCTCCTGGTCCTTAGGCCACCTAAACCTCAGCCATCCTCGTTCTCCTCTCTCCAGTCCTGATCCCCATGGACCAGGTGGCAGGAAACTCGGGGAAACCCAAGATTGGAATTCTGATCCCGCCGGCACAGCAGTGTAGTCCTGGGCACGTTACCCGACCACTGAAAACAAGTTCCTCCTGTAGGTCAGGAGAGATGGATGGTACATACTTTAGGGGCGAGAGGGGAGGACAGCTGCAGCTTGTGAGGGACTTATGGGCAGCCGGAAGCCATTCTCACTGTCACCACTCACTGGGCCTCGGCTGTGGCGTTTGTAAAAGGGGGATTCAGTCGTGGTGCAGGTCAACTCTGATGTGCAGTGGCACCAGCTATGGCTTTGTTCCTCTTCTCCCCATCAAAAATGTTTTCcaccgggcgcagtagctcatgcctgtaatcccagcacttagggaggccgaggcgggtggatcactggaggcctggagttcgagaccagcctggccaacatggcaaaacccatctatattaaaaatacaaaaattagctgggcgtggtagcgcacgTCTGTCAGGATGAGGCACGATCATCGCATGGAccagggagccagaggttgcagtgagctgagattgcaccactgcactccagcctgggtgacactgtctctcaaaaaaaaaaaaaaagttttaattcacTCTAAATATAGATGTTTACCAGCATCCACCATGGCTGCCTAGTGCTGGGAGCTGGGCTCATCAGGAACCGGCTGGGCCTGGTTCCTGCCCCCATAGAGCTTACAGAACAGAGGAGAGGATAGGCAGCCCGACAGTCACAAAG
Above is a genomic segment from Chlorocebus sabaeus isolate Y175 chromosome 1, mChlSab1.0.hap1, whole genome shotgun sequence containing:
- the LRFN4 gene encoding leucine-rich repeat and fibronectin type-III domain-containing protein 4, giving the protein MAPPLLLLLLASGAAACPLPCVCQNLSESLSTLCAHRGLLFVPPNVDRRTVELRLADNFIQALGPPDFRNMTGLVDLTLSRNAITRIGARAFGDLESLRSLHLDGNRLVELGTGSLRGPVNLQHLILSGNQLGRIAPGAFDDFLESLEDLDLSYNNLRQVPWAGIGAMPALHTLNLDHNLIDALPPGAFAQLGQLSRLDLTSNRLATLAPDPLFSRGRDAEASPAPLVLSFSGNPLHCNCELLWLRRLARPDDLETCASPPGLAGRYFWAVPEGEFSCEPPLIARHTQRLWVLEGQRATLRCRALGDPTPTMHWVGPDDRLVGNSSRARAFPNGTLEIGVTGAGDAGGYTCIATNPAGEATARVELRVLALPHGGNTSAEGGRPGPSDIAASARTAAEGEGTLESEPAVQVTEVTATSGLVSWGPGRPADPVWMFQIQYNSSEDETLIYRIVPASSHHFLLKHLVPGADYDLCLLALSPAAGPSDLTATRLLGCAHFSTLPASPLCHALQAHVLGGTLTVAVGGVLVAALLVFTVALLVRGRGAGNGRLPLKLSHVQSQTNGGPSPTPKAHPPRSPPPRPQRSCSLDLGDAGCYGYARRLGGAWARRSHSVHGGLLGAGCRGVGGSAERLEESVV